AGATGAATGTTCCATATCACTAGAAACTTCAACAAAAGGCATTATGTTCTCAAAATAGAGAATAACAAGCACATATAATGGCGATAACAAACTATTTCAATGACAAAAGTactctcatcatcatcaatataGTTCCTGTTACCATCTCCTCAACTGAAGAAAGTTTTACTACGAAAAGTAACTGACATTTGTAGATAACTTAGATAATTCATACGTGCCAATAaggaaatggaaaataatacAAATGAGTTAAAAATTACTAACCTCCTATGGAAAATATTCCTGCGTTATTGATAAGAACATGTAATGGTCCCATACGAGCATTATATGCTTCAGCAAATTTCACAACAGAATCTAGAGATAGAAGATCAAGTTCCATTACCTAGAAAAACCAACACATACCACTCATTAAACATAATTAGCTACTTGttctattataaaaaataaaaaaaataaaaataaaaaataataaaaaaaaaaacaaaacaaaaaaagaaaaaatgtagaGTATAATGTTTTTTGGATAGGAGTTGTAGAATATCATTTGAAGTTCAGAATTCGTTTGATGCAAAGCTACAGAGTTCAATACGATTGCTCTTCTAAGAGGAAGTAAACAACTGTGGATTTTAGACACCTCAATATTAAGAGGAAGGCCCATGCCAGACCATTCATTTTGCCACTTCTGAATCAAGTCAAGAGCAGCCTTTGGGTTCCTCACTGCCATGACAACATGTGCTCCTGATTCTGCCAGTTGCCTGCTCCATcgaaaattaaagagaaaaggaaCAAATAGTTACCAAGTAAGGAACTGCNGAGTTCACATTAATTATTCGGCTTGGGGAACCTCTGATAAGGGATGGCAAGAGTAATATTGAAAGCAATGCAGGTGCCAAATGATTCACTTGCAGGTGCTCTTCATAACCATCTTTAGAAAATTTTTGTGGCTCTAGAGACAACAAACTCAAATTAAGCCAAGACATTGGCACATATTTCTTCACCAAATAACAAATACTATTATAATCAAAAGAATGCAATTGCCCCACAACTACAATaagatgaatgaaaagaaatgaatattcagagttattttattttctgaaaTCGGAGTTTTAGGATCATAAAAAGCATTTATACTCCTAGGAATAGTCTGCATGAATGTTTATAACAGAAAAAGGTGCACAAGAGCTGGAAACTAGTATAGAAATAGTAATCAATGAGCCAGATGAATGTTCCATATCACTAGAAACTTCAACAAAAGGCATTATGTTCTCAAAATAGAGAATAACAAGCACATATAATGGCGATAACAAACTATTTCAATGACAAAAGTactctcatcatcatcaatataGTTCCTGTTACCATCTCCTCAACTGAAGAAAGTTTTACTACGAAAAGTAACTGACATTTGTAGATAACTTAGATAATTCATACGTGCCAATAaggaaatggaaaataatacAAATGAGTTAAAAATTACTAACCTCCTATGGAAAATATTCCTGCGTTATTGATAAGAACATGTAATGGTCCCATACGAGCATTATATGCTTCAGCAAATTTCACAACAGAATCTAGAGATAGAAGATCAAGTTCCATTACCTAGAAAAACCAACACATACCACTCATTAAACATAATTAGCTACTTGttctattataaaaaataaaaaaaataaaaataaaaaataataaaaaaaaaaacaaaacaaaaaaagaaaaaatgtagaGTATAATGTTTTTTGGATAGGAGTTGTAGAATATCATTTGAAGTTCAGAATTCGTTTGATGCAAAGCTACAGAGTTCAATACGATTGCTCTTCTAAGAGGAAGTAAACAACTGTGGATTTTAGACACCTCAATATTAAGAGGAAGGCCCATGCCAGACCATTCATTTTGCCACTTCTGAATCAAGTCAAGAGCAGCCTTTGGGTTCCTCACTGCCATGACAACATGTGCTCCTGATTCTGCCAGTTGCCTGCTCCATcgaaaattaaagagaaaaggaaCAAATAGTTACCAAGTAAGGAACTGCATAAATGTCTACTGATTCACGAAGATCAAGGAACGGAAACCCCATTCCGAATGAGCCGCAAAAGAATTGGACCCAAATAAGTGGCTCCAATCACAACGAACTATACACAATAAGAATTCGAGAATAGTAGGAAGTAACTGGTtccataaaattgaaattcgtTGGGAAAGAGGCTGAGTTAAGCAGGCGGAGGAAATGAGAGAAATGAAAACCTGGCAATCTCGCGGCCAATACCGCTGGTGGATCCGGTGACAATGCAAGTAAGGTCGTTAACAGGAGGGAGAGGCATAGGATTCTGCAGATGGCTGGCCAGGATTCTCTGAAATAGCATCTCATGAATGACGTACATCCAACCTCTCAACCATTCAATCCAGCCCAACGCCCCCTTTTTgctgttcttcttctcctccttctcATGCTCCAtatcctcctccttcttcttcttcttcttcagttcATCAGAAGAAGACGTCAACCCCTCCATTAACATACAGTTGCTGCTCGCTAACTTGAATGTGGAGATCGGAACTCGAAGACGAGCAacctctgtctctctctccccctctatatatatctctctcgattttgtattttcttggTTTGGCATATACTGGAAAGTCGGAGGTATGTCATGTGTGTGGCCACTGCCTGTTCTACCTTCCACAATGCATCTAATTCTaaccctttttctctctttttttcgttgctttttcctctttttctttcttttttccccccttttccACCAAAATTCGGATTCTTCTACCATTTCTTATCTCCCCCACTTAACTATGGTTAAATTTATACCATTTAGCCACGGAAAATGAAATGTATCGACTCTCAATTTATAGGTAAAATTACATATTAATTTACAATTTCAAGCCGTTCGAAATGACGAGAAGAGCTACCATCTACCAAGCAGTTTGAAATGATGTTTTTCTCATGTTCAAGATCTTTATTGTTTAATCTTACCTATTATCAATTATAAGACCGTGTGgtgaaattaaattcaaatctttattatttctttgtcTATTTAATAGACCAATGAAttgaaaagattttttttaattttaaaattcgtgttttttttattttaaaacaaatgatTATAGTATAcatcaaattcaatttcatgctaataaaacatatatatacttttttttaggtCGGAGTTGAAAgcctaaaaatttatttattattatttaaagttttatattaaatattcacaattataataatttaacaaaaaaaaaaaatcaaaatcaaaatcattactaaaaaattggtttctaaaaaccaaaaacaattttgatattttgatattttgatattttgatatttatcaTTTCCACAATTACTATTCAGCCATATATGCTTTCCTCCTCCGTCGCTTGCCCTAGCGATTAGCATCCCCAATTCTGCGTTCTCTCTTCGCATTCCGCAAGCCTCTGCCTCTCAATCCTCCATTATCTGCACCATGGCTCAGACGGCAAGTCGATCCAAATTGCGGTGGGGAGAGCTAGATGACGATGACGGCGATCTGGATTTTCTTCTACCTCCCAAGAAAATTATCGGTCCAGATGAGAATGGCTTGAAGAGAACTATTGAATATCAGTTTAACGAAGATGGTAATAAGGTTAAGATCACAACCACCTCGCGTACTCGCAAGCTCGCTCATGCTCGCCTCAGTAAACACGCCATTGAGCGTCGATCTTGGGCGAAGTTTGGTGACGCTGTTCACGAAGATGTTGGCAGCCGCCTCACTATGGTTTCCACCGAGGAGATCCTACTGGAACGCCCTCGTGCTCCTGGTTTGTTTTCGATAAATCTAGATTTAAACTATTCATTGCCGTTGGTAGATTTCAGAAATGTTAGTATATGATTTCTGTTGCAGCGCATACTTGCTCATAAATTCGTCTCTAAATGTGCCGTTTTCTCCTATGTGGGAGAGCATAAAAATTTCTCTAATAACTGCTGAATATGTTGAAAAACTGGGTGCTTGATTATTGAAAGCGTGTGAATGTATTTGGTTTGTATCTGAAACAAGGTAGAGATAGTCACTTTTCGATGCGAGGAGGATAGTGGCATAGAATTTGCAGAactgttcttttttgtttcgtGCTTTTAGGAATTTCACCCTTGTGTTTGAAGTTGAACTGAATAATTCCAATGATCGATTATTGTTTTCTCTAGAGAATACTCAAACAATATCCTCTTGACAAAGGACACACGACATCTTTGAAATCACTCTgtgattattaatttttttttttttacttcggTTTTGCGATTTTGCATTTGCACTTTTCATAGGCATTGTGTATGTATGTGCCCATTTAACACCCTGCTCGCATTAGTCCTTCTCTGGAAAAATTAGAAGCATATGTTTTTTGCCTTATTCCTATAGATTTTCTTCTGAGGAATGAAAATGATTACAGGTAGCAAACCAGAAGAGCCGAAGGTTGCAGGAGACCCTCTAGCTCAACTTGGAAAAGGTGGTGCTGTTCTTATGGTATGTAGGACTTGTGGCAAAAAGGGTGACCACTGGACCTCAAGGTGTCCTTACAAGGACTTGGCACTACAAGGCGAGGGATTGGATAAGGCTGCCGCACCAGAGGCGACAGCTGCTGCTCCCGGTGGTGCAACGAAGGGAACATATGTTCCTCCAGGTATGAGAGCAGGGGCAGACAGGACCGGAACCGATATGAGACGTAGGAACGATGAGAACTCTGTTCGTGTCACCAACCTCTCAGAGGACACAAGAGAGCCTGACCTGCTCGAGCTTTTCCGACCTTTTGGTGCCGTTAGCAGAGTTTATGTTGCAGTTGATCAAAAGACGGGTATGAGCAGAGGATTTGGTTTCGTGAACTTTGTGAACCGTGAGGATGCTCAAAGAGCAATCAACAAACTGAATGGATATGGTTATGATAATCTCATCCTTAGAGTTGAGTGGGCGACTCCAAGGGCTACTTAAGTAGCCTTCGCTTTACATGCTATACTCTTCAAGGTCGTGTGATTTGGTTACTCTTATAGGAGGACCCGGCGCCCAACATTTTGTTACTTCCGTCTTCTTGAGCTTCCCTTACGTTGAGAAAATGCTAAATTAACAACTTCCTTGTACTTGGTTGTAAAATCTTTCCTGCTGTTTAAGTAATGATTTTGATTGCTTAAAGtatttttgatatatttttatcgatttttccttatttgatGTAGTTCATTCACTTGTACAAGGATTCATTCCTCCTTtccaaatcattatttttaacaataattttgctattccaaaaaagaatgtaaattaattttaaatttggtgcaagaagtaaataaaacattacATGTCTAGTCGAGAAATTTAGTTCTAAATAGGGCCTTGGATTTTGTATGGTGTTCGATTTATtagacttttattttattttattgacttctttttatatatatat
This genomic interval from Cucurbita pepo subsp. pepo cultivar mu-cu-16 chromosome LG20, ASM280686v2, whole genome shotgun sequence contains the following:
- the LOC111783709 gene encoding eukaryotic translation initiation factor 3 subunit G-like → MAQTASRSKLRWGELDDDDGDLDFLLPPKKIIGPDENGLKRTIEYQFNEDGNKVKITTTSRTRKLAHARLSKHAIERRSWAKFGDAVHEDVGSRLTMVSTEEILLERPRAPGSKPEEPKVAGDPLAQLGKGGAVLMVCRTCGKKGDHWTSRCPYKDLALQGEGLDKAAAPEATAAAPGGATKGTYVPPGMRAGADRTGTDMRRRNDENSVRVTNLSEDTREPDLLELFRPFGAVSRVYVAVDQKTGMSRGFGFVNFVNREDAQRAINKLNGYGYDNLILRVEWATPRAT